One genomic region from Hirundo rustica isolate bHirRus1 chromosome 5, bHirRus1.pri.v3, whole genome shotgun sequence encodes:
- the USO1 gene encoding general vesicular transport factor p115 isoform X9 — protein sequence MEHLIHVLQTDRSDSEIIGYALDTLYNVISNDLEEEEQEENSTKQVDDLGSQFTEIFIKQQENVTLLLTLVEEFDFHVRWPGVKLLTSLLKQQGPQVQQIILVSPMGVSRLMDLLADSREVIRNDGVLLLQQLTKSNAAIQKIVAFENAFERLLDIITEEGNSDGGIVVEDCLLLLQNLLKNNNSNQNFFKEGSYIQRMKPWFEVGDDNCGWSAQKVTNLHLMLQLVRVLVSPTNPPGATSSCQKAMFHCGLLQQLCTILMATGVPADILTETINTVSEVIRGCQTNQDYFASVNAPSNPPRPAIVVLLMSMVNERQPFVLRCAVLYCFQCFLYKNQKGQGEIVSTLLPSTIDATGNSVSAGQLLCGGLFSTDSLSNWCAAVALAHALQENATLKEQLLRVQLATSIGNPPVSLLQQCTNILSQGDKIDRRGSKVQTRVGLLMLLCTWLSNCSIAVTHFLHNPANVPFLTGQIAENLGEEEQLVQGLCALLLGISIYYNDNSLENYRKEKLKQLIEKRIGRENFIEKLGFISKHELYSRAAQKPQPSFSSPDHMMFDHEFTKLVKELEGVISKAIYKSSEEDKKEEEVKKTLEQHDNIVTHYKKVIREQDQELEELKQRVNTLTSQNEQLQATVTQQVSQIQQHKDQYNLLKVQLGKDTQHHNSHGDTLQMNGIQTEEVSKLKEELEEWKNKHELLQGQLKEKDSVIEKLNSSQLEMGTTEQSSQTSKFGGLEHNNELQKELEMLRSQIQLQSAEISKLQMENQKLQVMNTAADPMLGDSGATAATSSELEGRLEQEIKELKSEVKALSEEKESLKQQLDSSSSTVAILQDEKSKLQREVAESKKEQDDLLVLLADQDQKISALKIKLKDLGVPVEDEDDTESGDQGDEDEDGDEEEQD from the exons ATGGAACACCTCATCCACGTTCTCCAGACAGACCG TTCAGATTCTGAAATAATTGGCTATGCTTTGGACACACTCTACAATGTTATATCGAATGACCTAGAAGAGGAGGAGCAAG AAGAAAACTCAACAAAACAAGTTGATGATTTGGGGAGTCAGTTCACAGAGATTTTCATtaaacagcaagaaaatgtCACTCTGCTGTTGACTCTGGTGGAG GAATTTGATTTCCATGTTCGTTGGCCTGGAGTGAAGCTACTGACATCTCTCTTAAAGCAGCAAGGGCCTCAAGTGCAGCAGATCATTCTGGTCAGCCCCATGG GTGTTTCCCGCCTCATGGATTTGCTAGCAGACTCCAGGGAGGTTATCCGCAATGAT GGAGTCCTGTTGTTACAGCAGTTGACCAAAAGTAATGCAGCCATACAGAAGATTGTTGCCTTTGAAAATGCCTTTGAGAGACTTCTGGATATCATAACAGAGGAAGGAAACAGCGATGGAG GCATAGTTGTAGAAGATTGTCTCCTCTTGTTGCAAAACTTGTTGAAGAATAATAATTCCAATCAGAATTTCTTCAAGGAAGGTTCATACATTCAGCGTATGAAGCCTTGGTTTGAGGTTGGAGATGACAATTGTGGGTGGTCTGCACAGAAAGTAACTAATCTTCACCTGATGCTGCAG CTTGTGCGGGTCCTGGTGTCCCCCACAAACCCTCCCGGTGCCACCAGCAGCTGTCAGAAGGCCATGTTCCACTgtgggctcctgcagcagctctgcactaTCCTCATGGCAACCGGGGTTCCTGCTGATATCCTCACGGAG ACCATTAATACTGTATCGGAGGTCATCCGGGGATGCCAGACAAATCAAGACTACTTTGCCTCTGTAAATGCACCTTCTAATCCACCaag GCCTGCAATCGTAGTGCTGCTCATGTCCATGGTGAACGAGAGGCAGCCGTTCGTGCTACGCTGTGCTGTTCTCTACTGTTTCCAGTGCTTTCTgtacaaaaaccaaaaaggacaaggagaaatTGTCTCAACGCTCCTGCCATCCACTATTGACG CTACAGGTAACTCCGTCTCGGCTGGTCAGCTGCTCTGCGGAGGCCTCTTCTCCACGGACTCTCTGTCCAACTGGTGTGCTGCCGTGGCCCTGGCCCACGCCCTGCAGGAGAACGCCACGCtcaaggagcagctgctgcggGTCCAGCTGGCCACCAGCATCGGCAACCCGCCCGTGTcgctgctgcagcagtgcacCAACATCCTCTCGCAG GGTGATAAGATCGACAGACGG GGCAGCAAAGTGCAGACCAGGGTTGGACTACTGATGCTGCTTTGTACTTGGCTGAGCAACTGCTCCATTGCTGTCACCCACTTCCTTCACAATCCAGCCAATGTGCCTTTT CTTACAGGGCAGATAGCTGAAAACCTTGGAGAAGAGGAGCAGCTTGTCCAAGGCCTGTGTGCACTTTTGCTTGGCATTTCCATCTACTACAATGACAATTCCCTTGAGAATTACAGGAA AGAGAAACTGAAGCAGCTGATTGAGAAGAGGATTGGCAGGGAGAACTTCATTGAAAAGCTTGGCTTCATTAGCAAACATGAACTTTATTCCAGAGCTGCTCAGAAACCACAGCCCAGTTTCTCTAGCCCAGACCACATGATGTTTGACCATGAATTTACAAAGCTGGTAAAGGAACTGGAAG GTGTTATAAGTAAAGCAATTTACAAGTCCAGTGAGGAAgataaaaaggaagaggaagtcAAGAAGACATTGGAACAGCATGACAACATTGTGACTCACTACAAAAAAGTCATTAGAGAGCAG gacCAGGAGCTTGAAGAACTAAAACAACGAGTCAACACTTTAACATCTCAAAATGAGCAGCTGCAGGCTACAGTCACACAGCAAGTGTCTCAGATCCAACAGCATAAGGACCAGTATAATCTCCTGAAAGTACAGCTTG GAAAGGACACCCAGCATCATAATTCCCATGGTGACACATTGCAGATGAATGGCATTCAGACGGAAGAAGTGAGCAAATTGAAAGAGGAATTGGAAGAGTGGAAAAACAAGCATGAGCTGCTGCAAGGgcagttaaaagaaaaggattctGTGATAGAAAAATTG aattCTTCCCAGTTGGAAATGGGAACTACAGAGCAGTCTTCACAAACCAGCAAATTTGGTGGCTTGGAGCACAATAATGAGCTACAGAAG GAGTTGGAAATGCTCAGGAGTCAGATACAGCTACAGTCTGCGGAAATATCTAAGCTTCAGATGGAGAATCAAAAGCTACAAGTAATG AATACAGCTGCAGATCCCATGTTAGGAGACAGCggtgcaacagcagcaacaagctCAGAACTGGAGGGACGACTGgagcaagaaataaaagagcTGAAG AGTGAAGTCAAAGCCCTTTCTGAGGAGAAGGAATCactaaagcagcagctggactctTCCAGTAGCACAGTTGCTATATTGCAAGATGAGAAAAGTAAACTGCAGCGAGAAGTTGCAGAATCCAAGAAAGAACAGGACGATCTCCTGGTGCTTTTGGCTGACCAGGATCAGAAAATATCTGCGCTGAAGATCAAGTTGAAGGACCTTGGTGTACCG GTTGAAGATGAAGATGATACTGAATCTGGAGATCAAGgggatgaagatgaagatggaGATGAAGAGGAACAAGACTAG
- the USO1 gene encoding general vesicular transport factor p115 isoform X4, with protein MIASQIPVTPLQGGRICPLPILCLQEDSSFGSGSLSWIQKLCDRVASSTLLDDRRDAVRALKSLSKKYRLEVGIQAMEHLIHVLQTDRSDSEIIGYALDTLYNVISNDLEEEEQEENSTKQVDDLGSQFTEIFIKQQENVTLLLTLVEEFDFHVRWPGVKLLTSLLKQQGPQVQQIILVSPMGVSRLMDLLADSREVIRNDGVLLLQQLTKSNAAIQKIVAFENAFERLLDIITEEGNSDGGIVVEDCLLLLQNLLKNNNSNQNFFKEGSYIQRMKPWFEVGDDNCGWSAQKVTNLHLMLQLVRVLVSPTNPPGATSSCQKAMFHCGLLQQLCTILMATGVPADILTETINTVSEVIRGCQTNQDYFASVNAPSNPPRPAIVVLLMSMVNERQPFVLRCAVLYCFQCFLYKNQKGQGEIVSTLLPSTIDGNSVSAGQLLCGGLFSTDSLSNWCAAVALAHALQENATLKEQLLRVQLATSIGNPPVSLLQQCTNILSQGSKVQTRVGLLMLLCTWLSNCSIAVTHFLHNPANVPFLTGQIAENLGEEEQLVQGLCALLLGISIYYNDNSLENYRKEKLKQLIEKRIGRENFIEKLGFISKHELYSRAAQKPQPSFSSPDHMMFDHEFTKLVKELEGVISKAIYKSSEEDKKEEEVKKTLEQHDNIVTHYKKVIREQDQELEELKQRVNTLTSQNEQLQATVTQQVSQIQQHKDQYNLLKVQLGKDTQHHNSHGDTLQMNGIQTEEVSKLKEELEEWKNKHELLQGQLKEKDSVIEKLNSSQLEMGTTEQSSQTSKFGGLEHNNELQKELEMLRSQIQLQSAEISKLQMENQKLQVMNTAADPMLGDSGATAATSSELEGRLEQEIKELKSEVKALSEEKESLKQQLDSSSSTVAILQDEKSKLQREVAESKKEQDDLLVLLADQDQKISALKIKLKDLGVPVEDEDDTESGDQGDEDEDGDEEEQD; from the exons ATCCAGAAGCTGTGTGACCGAGTAGCTTCGTCCACGTTACTGGATGACCGGAGGGATGCTGTACGTGCTCTCAAATCGTTATCCAAG AAATACCGGTTGGAGGTCGGCATACAAGCCATGGAACACCTCATCCACGTTCTCCAGACAGACCG TTCAGATTCTGAAATAATTGGCTATGCTTTGGACACACTCTACAATGTTATATCGAATGACCTAGAAGAGGAGGAGCAAG AAGAAAACTCAACAAAACAAGTTGATGATTTGGGGAGTCAGTTCACAGAGATTTTCATtaaacagcaagaaaatgtCACTCTGCTGTTGACTCTGGTGGAG GAATTTGATTTCCATGTTCGTTGGCCTGGAGTGAAGCTACTGACATCTCTCTTAAAGCAGCAAGGGCCTCAAGTGCAGCAGATCATTCTGGTCAGCCCCATGG GTGTTTCCCGCCTCATGGATTTGCTAGCAGACTCCAGGGAGGTTATCCGCAATGAT GGAGTCCTGTTGTTACAGCAGTTGACCAAAAGTAATGCAGCCATACAGAAGATTGTTGCCTTTGAAAATGCCTTTGAGAGACTTCTGGATATCATAACAGAGGAAGGAAACAGCGATGGAG GCATAGTTGTAGAAGATTGTCTCCTCTTGTTGCAAAACTTGTTGAAGAATAATAATTCCAATCAGAATTTCTTCAAGGAAGGTTCATACATTCAGCGTATGAAGCCTTGGTTTGAGGTTGGAGATGACAATTGTGGGTGGTCTGCACAGAAAGTAACTAATCTTCACCTGATGCTGCAG CTTGTGCGGGTCCTGGTGTCCCCCACAAACCCTCCCGGTGCCACCAGCAGCTGTCAGAAGGCCATGTTCCACTgtgggctcctgcagcagctctgcactaTCCTCATGGCAACCGGGGTTCCTGCTGATATCCTCACGGAG ACCATTAATACTGTATCGGAGGTCATCCGGGGATGCCAGACAAATCAAGACTACTTTGCCTCTGTAAATGCACCTTCTAATCCACCaag GCCTGCAATCGTAGTGCTGCTCATGTCCATGGTGAACGAGAGGCAGCCGTTCGTGCTACGCTGTGCTGTTCTCTACTGTTTCCAGTGCTTTCTgtacaaaaaccaaaaaggacaaggagaaatTGTCTCAACGCTCCTGCCATCCACTATTGACG GTAACTCCGTCTCGGCTGGTCAGCTGCTCTGCGGAGGCCTCTTCTCCACGGACTCTCTGTCCAACTGGTGTGCTGCCGTGGCCCTGGCCCACGCCCTGCAGGAGAACGCCACGCtcaaggagcagctgctgcggGTCCAGCTGGCCACCAGCATCGGCAACCCGCCCGTGTcgctgctgcagcagtgcacCAACATCCTCTCGCAG GGCAGCAAAGTGCAGACCAGGGTTGGACTACTGATGCTGCTTTGTACTTGGCTGAGCAACTGCTCCATTGCTGTCACCCACTTCCTTCACAATCCAGCCAATGTGCCTTTT CTTACAGGGCAGATAGCTGAAAACCTTGGAGAAGAGGAGCAGCTTGTCCAAGGCCTGTGTGCACTTTTGCTTGGCATTTCCATCTACTACAATGACAATTCCCTTGAGAATTACAGGAA AGAGAAACTGAAGCAGCTGATTGAGAAGAGGATTGGCAGGGAGAACTTCATTGAAAAGCTTGGCTTCATTAGCAAACATGAACTTTATTCCAGAGCTGCTCAGAAACCACAGCCCAGTTTCTCTAGCCCAGACCACATGATGTTTGACCATGAATTTACAAAGCTGGTAAAGGAACTGGAAG GTGTTATAAGTAAAGCAATTTACAAGTCCAGTGAGGAAgataaaaaggaagaggaagtcAAGAAGACATTGGAACAGCATGACAACATTGTGACTCACTACAAAAAAGTCATTAGAGAGCAG gacCAGGAGCTTGAAGAACTAAAACAACGAGTCAACACTTTAACATCTCAAAATGAGCAGCTGCAGGCTACAGTCACACAGCAAGTGTCTCAGATCCAACAGCATAAGGACCAGTATAATCTCCTGAAAGTACAGCTTG GAAAGGACACCCAGCATCATAATTCCCATGGTGACACATTGCAGATGAATGGCATTCAGACGGAAGAAGTGAGCAAATTGAAAGAGGAATTGGAAGAGTGGAAAAACAAGCATGAGCTGCTGCAAGGgcagttaaaagaaaaggattctGTGATAGAAAAATTG aattCTTCCCAGTTGGAAATGGGAACTACAGAGCAGTCTTCACAAACCAGCAAATTTGGTGGCTTGGAGCACAATAATGAGCTACAGAAG GAGTTGGAAATGCTCAGGAGTCAGATACAGCTACAGTCTGCGGAAATATCTAAGCTTCAGATGGAGAATCAAAAGCTACAAGTAATG AATACAGCTGCAGATCCCATGTTAGGAGACAGCggtgcaacagcagcaacaagctCAGAACTGGAGGGACGACTGgagcaagaaataaaagagcTGAAG AGTGAAGTCAAAGCCCTTTCTGAGGAGAAGGAATCactaaagcagcagctggactctTCCAGTAGCACAGTTGCTATATTGCAAGATGAGAAAAGTAAACTGCAGCGAGAAGTTGCAGAATCCAAGAAAGAACAGGACGATCTCCTGGTGCTTTTGGCTGACCAGGATCAGAAAATATCTGCGCTGAAGATCAAGTTGAAGGACCTTGGTGTACCG GTTGAAGATGAAGATGATACTGAATCTGGAGATCAAGgggatgaagatgaagatggaGATGAAGAGGAACAAGACTAG
- the USO1 gene encoding general vesicular transport factor p115 isoform X8, translated as MNFLRGVMGGPSAGPQPSGADTIQKLCDRVASSTLLDDRRDAVRALKSLSKKYRLEVGIQAMEHLIHVLQTDRSDSEIIGYALDTLYNVISNDLEEEEQEENSTKQVDDLGSQFTEIFIKQQENVTLLLTLVEEFDFHVRWPGVKLLTSLLKQQGPQVQQIILVSPMGVSRLMDLLADSREVIRNDGVLLLQQLTKSNAAIQKIVAFENAFERLLDIITEEGNSDGGIVVEDCLLLLQNLLKNNNSNQNFFKEGSYIQRMKPWFEVGDDNCGWSAQKVTNLHLMLQLVRVLVSPTNPPGATSSCQKAMFHCGLLQQLCTILMATGVPADILTETINTVSEVIRGCQTNQDYFASVNAPSNPPRPAIVVLLMSMVNERQPFVLRCAVLYCFQCFLYKNQKGQGEIVSTLLPSTIDGNSVSAGQLLCGGLFSTDSLSNWCAAVALAHALQENATLKEQLLRVQLATSIGNPPVSLLQQCTNILSQGSKVQTRVGLLMLLCTWLSNCSIAVTHFLHNPANVPFLTGQIAENLGEEEQLVQGLCALLLGISIYYNDNSLENYRKEKLKQLIEKRIGRENFIEKLGFISKHELYSRAAQKPQPSFSSPDHMMFDHEFTKLVKELEGVISKAIYKSSEEDKKEEEVKKTLEQHDNIVTHYKKVIREQDQELEELKQRVNTLTSQNEQLQATVTQQVSQIQQHKDQYNLLKVQLGKDTQHHNSHGDTLQMNGIQTEEVSKLKEELEEWKNKHELLQGQLKEKDSVIEKLNSSQLEMGTTEQSSQTSKFGGLEHNNELQKELEMLRSQIQLQSAEISKLQMENQKLQVMNTAADPMLGDSGATAATSSELEGRLEQEIKELKSEVKALSEEKESLKQQLDSSSSTVAILQDEKSKLQREVAESKKEQDDLLVLLADQDQKISALKIKLKDLGVPVEDEDDTESGDQGDEDEDGDEEEQD; from the exons ATGAACTTCTTGCGGGGCGTCATGGGCGGCCCCAGCGCCGGCCCGCAGCCCTCGGGAGCGGACACG ATCCAGAAGCTGTGTGACCGAGTAGCTTCGTCCACGTTACTGGATGACCGGAGGGATGCTGTACGTGCTCTCAAATCGTTATCCAAG AAATACCGGTTGGAGGTCGGCATACAAGCCATGGAACACCTCATCCACGTTCTCCAGACAGACCG TTCAGATTCTGAAATAATTGGCTATGCTTTGGACACACTCTACAATGTTATATCGAATGACCTAGAAGAGGAGGAGCAAG AAGAAAACTCAACAAAACAAGTTGATGATTTGGGGAGTCAGTTCACAGAGATTTTCATtaaacagcaagaaaatgtCACTCTGCTGTTGACTCTGGTGGAG GAATTTGATTTCCATGTTCGTTGGCCTGGAGTGAAGCTACTGACATCTCTCTTAAAGCAGCAAGGGCCTCAAGTGCAGCAGATCATTCTGGTCAGCCCCATGG GTGTTTCCCGCCTCATGGATTTGCTAGCAGACTCCAGGGAGGTTATCCGCAATGAT GGAGTCCTGTTGTTACAGCAGTTGACCAAAAGTAATGCAGCCATACAGAAGATTGTTGCCTTTGAAAATGCCTTTGAGAGACTTCTGGATATCATAACAGAGGAAGGAAACAGCGATGGAG GCATAGTTGTAGAAGATTGTCTCCTCTTGTTGCAAAACTTGTTGAAGAATAATAATTCCAATCAGAATTTCTTCAAGGAAGGTTCATACATTCAGCGTATGAAGCCTTGGTTTGAGGTTGGAGATGACAATTGTGGGTGGTCTGCACAGAAAGTAACTAATCTTCACCTGATGCTGCAG CTTGTGCGGGTCCTGGTGTCCCCCACAAACCCTCCCGGTGCCACCAGCAGCTGTCAGAAGGCCATGTTCCACTgtgggctcctgcagcagctctgcactaTCCTCATGGCAACCGGGGTTCCTGCTGATATCCTCACGGAG ACCATTAATACTGTATCGGAGGTCATCCGGGGATGCCAGACAAATCAAGACTACTTTGCCTCTGTAAATGCACCTTCTAATCCACCaag GCCTGCAATCGTAGTGCTGCTCATGTCCATGGTGAACGAGAGGCAGCCGTTCGTGCTACGCTGTGCTGTTCTCTACTGTTTCCAGTGCTTTCTgtacaaaaaccaaaaaggacaaggagaaatTGTCTCAACGCTCCTGCCATCCACTATTGACG GTAACTCCGTCTCGGCTGGTCAGCTGCTCTGCGGAGGCCTCTTCTCCACGGACTCTCTGTCCAACTGGTGTGCTGCCGTGGCCCTGGCCCACGCCCTGCAGGAGAACGCCACGCtcaaggagcagctgctgcggGTCCAGCTGGCCACCAGCATCGGCAACCCGCCCGTGTcgctgctgcagcagtgcacCAACATCCTCTCGCAG GGCAGCAAAGTGCAGACCAGGGTTGGACTACTGATGCTGCTTTGTACTTGGCTGAGCAACTGCTCCATTGCTGTCACCCACTTCCTTCACAATCCAGCCAATGTGCCTTTT CTTACAGGGCAGATAGCTGAAAACCTTGGAGAAGAGGAGCAGCTTGTCCAAGGCCTGTGTGCACTTTTGCTTGGCATTTCCATCTACTACAATGACAATTCCCTTGAGAATTACAGGAA AGAGAAACTGAAGCAGCTGATTGAGAAGAGGATTGGCAGGGAGAACTTCATTGAAAAGCTTGGCTTCATTAGCAAACATGAACTTTATTCCAGAGCTGCTCAGAAACCACAGCCCAGTTTCTCTAGCCCAGACCACATGATGTTTGACCATGAATTTACAAAGCTGGTAAAGGAACTGGAAG GTGTTATAAGTAAAGCAATTTACAAGTCCAGTGAGGAAgataaaaaggaagaggaagtcAAGAAGACATTGGAACAGCATGACAACATTGTGACTCACTACAAAAAAGTCATTAGAGAGCAG gacCAGGAGCTTGAAGAACTAAAACAACGAGTCAACACTTTAACATCTCAAAATGAGCAGCTGCAGGCTACAGTCACACAGCAAGTGTCTCAGATCCAACAGCATAAGGACCAGTATAATCTCCTGAAAGTACAGCTTG GAAAGGACACCCAGCATCATAATTCCCATGGTGACACATTGCAGATGAATGGCATTCAGACGGAAGAAGTGAGCAAATTGAAAGAGGAATTGGAAGAGTGGAAAAACAAGCATGAGCTGCTGCAAGGgcagttaaaagaaaaggattctGTGATAGAAAAATTG aattCTTCCCAGTTGGAAATGGGAACTACAGAGCAGTCTTCACAAACCAGCAAATTTGGTGGCTTGGAGCACAATAATGAGCTACAGAAG GAGTTGGAAATGCTCAGGAGTCAGATACAGCTACAGTCTGCGGAAATATCTAAGCTTCAGATGGAGAATCAAAAGCTACAAGTAATG AATACAGCTGCAGATCCCATGTTAGGAGACAGCggtgcaacagcagcaacaagctCAGAACTGGAGGGACGACTGgagcaagaaataaaagagcTGAAG AGTGAAGTCAAAGCCCTTTCTGAGGAGAAGGAATCactaaagcagcagctggactctTCCAGTAGCACAGTTGCTATATTGCAAGATGAGAAAAGTAAACTGCAGCGAGAAGTTGCAGAATCCAAGAAAGAACAGGACGATCTCCTGGTGCTTTTGGCTGACCAGGATCAGAAAATATCTGCGCTGAAGATCAAGTTGAAGGACCTTGGTGTACCG GTTGAAGATGAAGATGATACTGAATCTGGAGATCAAGgggatgaagatgaagatggaGATGAAGAGGAACAAGACTAG